The sequence CGGCGAACTACCCGTTCGCGACGATCGAGCCCAATGTCGGCGTGGTGGGGGTGCCCGACGACCGGCTGCCGAAGCTGGCGGAGATGTTCAGCAGCGAGAAGGTGCTCCCGGCGACGGTCGAGTTTGTCGACATCGCCGGCATCGTCGCCGGCGCGTCGCAGGGGGAGGGCCTGGGCAACAAGTTCCTCGCCCACATCCGCGAGTCGGCTGCGATCTGCCAGGTCACGCGGGTCTTCCGCGACGAGGACGTCACCCACGTCGACGGCAAGGTCGACCCCGGGTCGGACATCGAGACGATCAAGACCGAGCTGGTGCTGGCCGACCTGCAGACGGTCGAGAAGGCGATCCCGCGGCTGGAGAAGGAGGCCAAGGGCAAGAAGGAGCTCGCTCCCGTCGTTGCGGCCGCCAAGCAGGCGCAGGAGGCCCTCGAGGCCGGTACGCCGGTCATCGACCTCATCACCGCCGGCGACCTCGACGCCGAGGACGTCAAGGAGCTGCAGCTGCTGACGACCAAGCCGTTCCTCTACGTCTTCAACTGCGACGGCGACGAGCTGGCCGATGAGGACCTCAAGCAGCGCATGCGT comes from Nocardioides panacisoli and encodes:
- the ychF gene encoding redox-regulated ATPase YchF; protein product: MALTIGIVGLPNAGKSTLFNALTKNDVLAANYPFATIEPNVGVVGVPDDRLPKLAEMFSSEKVLPATVEFVDIAGIVAGASQGEGLGNKFLAHIRESAAICQVTRVFRDEDVTHVDGKVDPGSDIETIKTELVLADLQTVEKAIPRLEKEAKGKKELAPVVAAAKQAQEALEAGTPVIDLITAGDLDAEDVKELQLLTTKPFLYVFNCDGDELADEDLKQRMRDLVAPAEAIFLDAKFEADLVELDDEDEAREMLAEMGVDEPGLDVLARVGFDTLGLQTYLTAGPKEARAWTIRKNATAPEAAGVIHTDFQKGFIKAEIISYGDLVEAGSMLKAKEAGKVRMEGKDYVMADGDVVEFRFNV